One window from the genome of Anopheles merus strain MAF chromosome 3R, AmerM5.1, whole genome shotgun sequence encodes:
- the LOC121597845 gene encoding histone-lysine N-methyltransferase eggless isoform X3, with protein MDKDTNPSAIISLESDEEMETNAESEATTTSQPEKEPATKVTITESPSTENVSSPSTAPDNASVVENAKDSEIICIDDDEKEPSVQGTPEEKAPEEALPTAEPKSQPEPVPESQAEKEPESQAEKEPESQAEKELKSATDKEKEPGSDSTKEPGSDPTKEPGSDPTKEPGSDPTKEPTAPEPESESNDTVPPLETENAINDGDVEMQEVVQKEDEEKISDSQPAEPPAPASDGSQSVAMTDANNKQADDETANEQADKQNKQQEPVVTNGNADQPKKSKKPCAPKCCNTACKKKNVQFCDAPEFALSLYKVPHSIQVQHLCYDCFEEAVSRYETLSGLLVNHQPLLLHDNQPDVSEILMVLDSSDEEDEDTVIERKNEPVLPAEAVSLVESDLDDVIYKLYGSLCLDQIKWSNSILLHEAEQNQATSDRIEAQMKTLKSAFQDIQNNIYSVRTTKIDKPELIIEDDATSEQIAHERFRSMLSKTETLHREPVQVGCQYFGVRTTVLASWTECKVLEVKSDMYTVRFLTGDPKPTVITAKHLAYTTPPNVKLLLGTRVVARTSSPTQDGMNRTFYAGTVLESLSSYNKYRYLIVLDSGHPQYSPFTDVRVVCDQSKHVWDDVHPHSREFIRNYMLKSGSVRPMVQAHRGQRMMVEIDDKWFQGTVLETDSSLVRLYFSGMERKEWIYRGSSRLAPLYREVNTGHAPNNKFSKFQKRNEPSIEYITLEDDDSEQPPEKKAATVNHQPAPKMDTPNRATARKSTANRTLNNHNNINNNNNNNVPVSLNRNTIYIDCDQDQSNGRTLLYTTKNYRGPRKFVPHNCGPSCPYKGGKNLRSYNLLARPLITGWERHKTAARGQKKSVVLYRAPCGRRLRNMAELHQYLRVTDSPLNVEHFDFDPDIRALATFKSENVFFECTDLSFGLEPMPVHCVNNYDNKQPPPCEYSTERIPTEGVNLNLDKEFLCGCDCEDDCMDKSKCQCWQLTLAGAKYGLKENQDINTVGYHYKRLMSHLSTGIYECNVQCKCKKDKCLNRVVQNSLQTKLQVFNTHNKGWGIRCLNDVPKGSFICIYAGHLLTEETSNRICDMSDDKSGDEYFADLDFIETVEKSKADYEAEAYQSDREDSTPAGNANDSDASEDAIENGPSTSAHDSDEEYTTKSKPSGTVVKTRAQLRKASTTERPNAAMFGKKSSNDGVNDEQECVNLIPNPEMDMMDASGGPNDESLFRKLYGENEHIYVMDAKKSGNLGRYFNHSCNPNLFVQNVFVDTHDLRFPWVAFFAERNITAGTELTWNYNYDVGSVNGKHLTCNCGEKGCKGRLL; from the exons ATGGACAAGGATACCAATCCGTCCGCCATAATTTCCCTCGAATCGGATGAGGAGATGGAAACGAATGCTGAGTCGGAAGCGACTACAACATCACAGCCCGAAAAGGAACCAGCAACTAAAG TTACTATTACAGAATCTCCCAGCACTGAAAATGTGTCAAGCCCGTCGACAGCTCCTGATAATGCTAGTGTTGTAGAAAATGCGAAGGATTCCGAAATAATATgcattgatgatgatgagaagGAGCCTAGCGTACAGGGGACTCCTGAAGAGAAAGCACCGGAAGAAGCTTTGCCAACTGCAGAACCAAAGTCACAACCTGAACCAGTGCCAGAATCGCAAGCGGAAAAAGAACCAGAATCGCAAGCGGAAAAAGAGCCAGAATCACAAGCAGAAAAAGAACTCAAATCGGCAACAGATAAAGAAAAAGAACCAGGATCAGACTCAACAAAAGAACCAGGATCAGACCCAACAAAAGAACCAGGATCAGACCCAACAAAAGAACCAGGATCAGACCCAACAAAAGAACCAACAGCACCAGAACCAGAATCAGAATCTAATGACACTGTACCACCCCTGGAAACGGAAAATGCGATTAATGATGGAGATGTAGAAATGCAGGAAGTGGTCCAAAAGGAGGACGAAGAGAAAA TTTCAGATAGTCAACCGGCTGAACCGCCAGCACCGGCCTCAGATGGATCGCAGTCAGTTGCCATGACGGATGCAAATAACAAGCAAGCTGATGATGAAACTGCAAACGAACAAGCAGACAAGCAGAACAAACAGCAGGAACCCGTCGTAACCAATGGCAACGCTGATCAGCCgaagaagagcaaaaaacCATGCGCACCCAAATGTTGCAATACGgcgtgcaaaaagaaaaatgtacAGTTTTGTGACGCTCCCGAGTTTGCTCTGAGCTTGTACAAAGTCCCTCACAGTATTCAAGTGCAGCACTTGTGTTACGATTGCTTTGAAGAGGCGGTTTCTCGCTACGAG ACACTGTCCGGATTGCTGGTAAATCATCAACCTTTGCTCTTGCACGACAACCAGCCGGACGTATCGGAGATACTTATGGTGTTGGATAGCAGCGATGAGGAAGACGAGGATACAGTAATAGAGCGAAAAAATG AGCCGGTCCTGCCAGCCGAAGCGGTCTCGTTGGTCGAATCCGATCTGGACGATGTCATCTACAAGTTGTATGGTTCGTTGTGCTTAGACCAAATTAAATGGTCAAACTCGATCCTGCTGCATGAGGCTGAACAAAATCAAG CAACTTCGGATCGCATCGAAGCACAAATGAAAACGTTAAAATCGGCATTTCAAGACATTCAAAACAATATCTACAGCGTTCGCACGACCAAGATTGATAAGCCGGAGCTCATAATCGAGGACGATGCAACGAGTGAACAAATTGCCCACGAACGCTTCCGGAGCATGTTGAGCAAAACGGAAACGCTGCACCGGGAACCGGTTCAGGTGGGCTGCCAGTACTTTGGTGTAAGAACAACCGTGCTCGCCAGCTGGACTGAATGTAAGGTGCTGGAGGTAAAATCGGAT ATGTATACGGTACGTTTTCTAACCGGCGACCCAAAACCTACGGTCATTACGGCAAAGCATCTCGCCTATACAACGCCTCCCAACGTGAAGCTGCTGCTAGGTACACGCGTAGTCGCCCGAACCAGTTCCCCCACCCAGGACGGAATGAACCGTACGTTTTATGCGGGCACAGTACTGGAATCGTTAAGCAGCTACAACAAGTACCGGTACCTCATTGTGTTGGATTCGGGCCACCCGCAGTACTCACCGTTCACGGATGTGCGCGTGGTGTGCGATCAGTCCAAACACGTCTGGGACGATGTGCATCCCCACTCGCGTGAGTTCATTAGAAACTACATGCTGAAGAGCGGATCGGTCCGCCCGATGGTGCAAGCGCACCGGGGCCAGCGAATGATGGTCGAGATCGACGATAAATGGTTCCAGGGCACTGTGCTCGAAACCGACAGCAGTCTGGTGCGCCTTTACTTCTCGGGCATGGAGAGGAAGGAGTGGATTTACCGTGGCTCGAGCCGGCTGGCACCGCTGTACCGCGAGGTGAACACGGGCCACGCACCGAACAACAAGTTCTCCAAGTTCCAAAAGCGCAACGAACCATCGATCGAGTACATTACGCTGGAGGACGACGACAGTGAGCAGCCGCCGGAGAAGAAGGCGGCAACGGTCAATCACCAACCAGCGCCCAAGATGGACACGCCGAACCGGGCGACGGCTCGCAAGAGTACGGCAAACCGGACGctcaacaaccacaacaacattaacaacaacaacaataataatgtcCCCGTGTCGCTGAACCGGAACACCATCTACATCGATTGCGACCAGGACCAGTCGAACGGTAGAACGCTGCTCTACACGACCAAAAACTATCGTGGCCCGCGAAAGTTTGTACCGCACAACTGTGGCCCGAGCTGCCCGTACAAGGGTGGCAAAAACTTACGCTCGTACAATCTGCTGGCCCGGCCGCTGATCACTGGCTGGGAGCGGCACAAAACGGCCGCGCGAGGCCAGAAAAAGTCCGTCGTGCTGTACCGTGCGCCCTGCGGCCGGCGGCTGCGCAATATGGCCGAACTGCACCAGTATCTGAGGGTGACCGATTCCCCCCTGAACGTGGAGCACTTTGACTTCGATCCCGATATCCGAGCGCTGGCAACGTTTAAATCGGAAAACGTCTTCTTCGAATGCACCGATCTGTCGTTCGGGCTCGAGCCGATGCCGGTGCACTGCGTAAACAACTACGACAACAAGCAGCCGCCGCCGTGCGAGTACTCGACCGAGCGCATCCCCACCGAAGGCGTCAACCTGAACCTGGACAAAGAGTTCCTGTGCGGGTGCGACTGCGAAGATGACTGCATGGACAAGAGCAAATGTCAGTGCTGGCAGTTGACGCTGGCCGGCGCCAAGTACGGCTTAAAGGAGAACCAGGACATCAACACGGTGGGCTACCACTACAAGCGGCTGATGAGTCATCTGTCGACCGGCATATACGAGTGCAACGTGCAGTGCAAGTGCAAGAAGGACAAATGTCTCAACCGGGTGGTGCAGAACTCGCTCCAGACGAAGCTGCAAGTGTTCAACACGCACAACAAGGGCTGGGGCATCCGCTGCCTGAACGATGTGCCCAAGGGCAGCTTCATCTGCATCTACGCCGGCCATCTGCTGACGGAGGAGACGAGCAATCGCATCTGCGACATGAGCGACGACAAGTCGGGCGACGAGTACTTTGCCGATCTGGACTTCATCGAAACGGTGGAAAAGAGCAAGGCGGACTACGAAGCGGAAGCGTACCAGTCGGATAGGGAGGACTCAACGCCGGCCGGCAATGCGAACGATTCGGACGCATCGGAGGATGCAATCGAGAACGGGCCATCCACGTCGGCGCACGACTCGGACGAGGAGTACACGACGAAAAGCAAACCGAGCGGAACGGTCGTCAAGACGCGGGCCCAGCTGCGAAAGGCCAGCACTACGGAGCGACCGAATGCGGCCATGTTTGGCAAAAAGTCATCCAACGACGGCGTAAATGATG AGCAAGAGTGCGTCAATCTGATACCGAATCCCGAGATGGACATGATGGACGCGTCCGGCGGACCGAACGATGAGTCGCTGTTCCGCAAGCTGTACGGCGAGAATGAGCATATCTACGTGATGGACGCGAAAAAATCGGGCAACCTTGGCCGGTACTTTAAC CACTCCTGCAATCCTAATCTCTTCGTCCAGAACGTGTTTGTCGATACGCACGATCTGCGGTTCCCCTGGGTAGCGTTCTTTGCGGAGCGTAACATTACAGCCGGTACGGAATTAACGTGGAACTACAATTATGACGTGGGTTCCGTCAACGGAAAGCATCTAACCTGCAACTGTGGCGAAAAGGGCTGCAAGGGCCGATTGCTCTAA